In the Acidobacteriota bacterium genome, GCCTCGTGAAGCAGGTGCCCGAGAAGCTCGAATGGCATCCCTCGCTCTGCTTCCTGGATCAGGAGGACTGGGAGCGCCTCCACCGGATCGTGAGGGCGAAGAAGTTCTCGCCTTCTCCCGCCGCGGAGGGGCGCTTCCCCTATCCCAGCAAGGCCGACCAGCAATCGGCGTGGGAGTGGATCGAGTCCATCTACGGTCTTCGGGTGCGGGCGGCGCTCTATCCCTCCGACCGGAGCCACCACTAGGCGTAACTCCCCCGGGGCATTCAGGGCATTTCCATCACGGAACATCTATTGGGAGGGCCTTGGAGGCCTACGCCACCCTTTGAAAGCCCCCGTCCAATTGGGGGAGTCAATTTCATGGAGGATGCTTAAGGAACCCGGCTACAGTCCTCGCGGTCACTCTTGAAGACCAGAAAGGACAAACGATGACGATGGAATCGGGTTCCGCCCAAGAGACCACAATCCTCCTCACGGCGCAGGAAGCGGCTGACTACCTGCGCATCCCCCTTGGCAGCCTCTACGTGCGAATCTCCAAGAAGAAGCTCCCCTGCACGCGGCTGGGCCGCCTCCTGCGATTCAAGAAGTCGGAATTGGACCGGATGCTGGAGCTCAACGCGACGAGCGTGGCCGCGGAGGAGACCGCGTCCGCGGGAAAGGCGAGCTGAGCCGTGCCGGCCCTGGGCATGGCCAAAGCCGCGGAGGGGTACGGGCAACGGGGCTACCCCGTCTTCCCGCTCCACACGCCCGAGGGCGGGGGGTGCTCCTGTCGCCGCCCCGACTGCGAGGCCGTGGGCAAGCACCCCCGCATCGTGCAATGGCCCGACAACGCCACGACCTCGGAGGGCACCATCCGGAGCTGGTGGCGCCGGTGGCCCGAAGCCAACATCGGTCTGGTCACGGGGGAGACCTCCGGTCTCGTGGTGCTCGACGTGGACCCGAGGCACGGAGGCGACGCCGCCCTCGAAGCCCTCCAAAGGGAGTTCGGGGAGCTTCCGCCCACCCTCCGGGCCCAGACGGGGGGCGGAGGCCTGCACCTCTTCTTCCGGCACCCCGGGGTCCGTGTGCCGAACTCCGCGGGGGCCATGGGAAGCGGACTGGACATCCGCGGGGACGGGGGGTACATCGTCGCCCCCCCGTCCCGCCACGCCAGCGGCGGGCGGTACGCGTGGGACCCCGCAAGGCATCCGCGACACCTCGAGCCCGCCCCCATGCCTCAATGGCTTCTCGACCGCGCCGTCCGGCCGGACAGGGGGGTGCTCACCCCCTTCCGCCGCTCCTCCCTGTGCGACCTCGTCCTGACGGGGGTCGCGGCAGGGCAGCGCAACACGAGCCTCGTCCGCCTGGCGGGCCACCTCTTCCGCCACCGGGTGGATCCCTACGTCTGCCTCGGCCTGCTCAAGAGCTGGAACGAGGCGAACTGCCGCCCGCCCCTCACGGAGTCCGAACTGATGCGGACCATCGAGTCCATCGCCGGGGCGGAACTGCGCCGCAGGGGATTGAGATGATTCCGGCCGGGGGGAACCTCACGGCCCTGGCGGCGGCCCAAACCCCTTCCACCCCGGAAGAGGCCCTCGCCCTCCTCGACCGCCTGGAGGAACAGCCGGACACCGCGGAGGTGCGCGCGGCCCTGGACCACTTCCGGGCGGGGCTCCAGAACATGGACGAGATCGGGCGCGAGCTGGCCCGGGAGGGGGCCGTTCGGCGACTGCGCGCCCTGGGATTCACGAGCCCGGGGCGGCTCGTGGACACCGTCATGCCCACGGCGAGGAGCGGCGAAGAGCGCCGCATGGGGCTCCAGGATCCGGACCTCTGGCCCGAGCCCGTAGACGGGGCGACCCTCCTCGCCTCGCTGGAGCAGACCGTGGGCCGGTTCCTGGCCATGACGGCGGACCAGATCGTCCCCTACACCCTCTGGATCCTCTTCGCCCACGCCCACGACGCCTTCGAGATCTCTCCCCTCCTGGCCCTCACGAGCCCCGACAAGGGCTGCGGCAAGAGCACGGCCCTGGCGCTGCTGAGCGCCCTGGTCCCCCGCCCCATCACCTCGGCCAACATCACCCCCTCGGCGGTCTTCCGGGTCACGGACTACTTCAAGCCGTGCCTTCTTCTCGACGAGGCCGACACCTTCCTCTCCGATTCGGAGGGCCTGCGGGGCATCCTCAACAGCGGCCACATGCGAAGCCAGGCGTACGTGACCCGCGTCTCGGGCGACGACCACCAAGTCTGCACCTTCAGCACGTGGACGCCCAAGGCCATCGCCCTCATCGGGGACCTGCCCCCGACCCTGGCCGACCGCTCGGTGACCATCCGGATGCGAAGGCGGGCCCGGGGCGAGCCCATCGAGCGGCTCCAGCTTCACCGCCTCGCCGAGATGGAGGACCTGAGGAGCATGGCCGCCCGGTGGGCCGGGGACCACCTGGACGATCTGCGCTTCTCGGACCCCCTCATCCCCGAGGGCATCAACCGCGACCGGGCCCGGGACAACTGGCGCCCCCTCCTGGCCATCGCCGACCTGTGCGGGCAGGAATGGCCCCGGCGGGCGCGGGAGAGCGCCTGCCGCATCAACGACGCCGTTTCGGAAGAGACCTCCCACGGCGTGAAGCTCCTCGAAGACATCCGGAGCCTCTTCCGGAGTCGCAACGTCCCCTCCCTCGCCTCGGAGGAGATCCTGGGGCAACTGCACGGGATGGAGGAGCGACCCTGGCCCGAGTGGCGCGAGGGAACCCCCATGAGCGCCCGGCAGCTCGCGAGACTCCTCCACCCCTTCGGCATCGCCCCCGTCAAGTGGAAGCAGGAGGGGGCCACCTGCCGGGGGTATCTTCGGGACAGCTTCCTCGACGCCTTCTCCCGGTATTTACCCCCGGAACCGCCACAAGCGCCACCGGCCTCATCGCCAAGCACATACGGGCCAACCCCATCCGCCACCGAAGGGCCGAGAATCGCCGAAATCCCTGGGGCTAACTCCAGCCATTCCAGGGCGGTGGCGGATGGGGCGGATTGAAAAATGAGCCCGATCCATTCAAGCGCCACCGGTGGCGCATGCGAAGGGAAAGGCGAAAATCCGACCCGCCACAAGCG is a window encoding:
- a CDS encoding bifunctional DNA primase/polymerase, whose translation is MPALGMAKAAEGYGQRGYPVFPLHTPEGGGCSCRRPDCEAVGKHPRIVQWPDNATTSEGTIRSWWRRWPEANIGLVTGETSGLVVLDVDPRHGGDAALEALQREFGELPPTLRAQTGGGGLHLFFRHPGVRVPNSAGAMGSGLDIRGDGGYIVAPPSRHASGGRYAWDPARHPRHLEPAPMPQWLLDRAVRPDRGVLTPFRRSSLCDLVLTGVAAGQRNTSLVRLAGHLFRHRVDPYVCLGLLKSWNEANCRPPLTESELMRTIESIAGAELRRRGLR
- a CDS encoding DUF3631 domain-containing protein, which gives rise to MIPAGGNLTALAAAQTPSTPEEALALLDRLEEQPDTAEVRAALDHFRAGLQNMDEIGRELAREGAVRRLRALGFTSPGRLVDTVMPTARSGEERRMGLQDPDLWPEPVDGATLLASLEQTVGRFLAMTADQIVPYTLWILFAHAHDAFEISPLLALTSPDKGCGKSTALALLSALVPRPITSANITPSAVFRVTDYFKPCLLLDEADTFLSDSEGLRGILNSGHMRSQAYVTRVSGDDHQVCTFSTWTPKAIALIGDLPPTLADRSVTIRMRRRARGEPIERLQLHRLAEMEDLRSMAARWAGDHLDDLRFSDPLIPEGINRDRARDNWRPLLAIADLCGQEWPRRARESACRINDAVSEETSHGVKLLEDIRSLFRSRNVPSLASEEILGQLHGMEERPWPEWREGTPMSARQLARLLHPFGIAPVKWKQEGATCRGYLRDSFLDAFSRYLPPEPPQAPPASSPSTYGPTPSATEGPRIAEIPGANSSHSRAVADGAD
- a CDS encoding helix-turn-helix domain-containing protein, whose translation is MTMESGSAQETTILLTAQEAADYLRIPLGSLYVRISKKKLPCTRLGRLLRFKKSELDRMLELNATSVAAEETASAGKAS